In uncultured Fusobacterium sp., the genomic stretch CTTTACAAAGTGGTGTTTTTGGAGGAATAATATCAGGAATTTTAGCTGCTACTATGTATAATAAATTTTATCAAATTAAACTTCCAGATTTCTTAGGATTTTTCTCTGGAAAAAGATTTGTTCCTATAATTACTGCTCTATTTGCTTTTTTAATCGGATTAGTATTTCCAATGGTTTGGGAGCCTATTCAAAATGGAATTGCAGCCCTTTCTAATCTAGCAAATGGAAACAAACCAAGCTCTATCTACTTTTATATTTGGATTTACTGAAAGAGCTTTAACTCCTACAGGTTTACATCATATTTTTTATTCACCTTATTGGTTTAATTTTGGAGATTATATTACTGAAACTGGAAATATAATTCATGGAGATCAAGCTATTTGGTTTAAAATGTTTGAAGAAGGAGTAAAATCTTTTTCTAGTGAAACTTATCAAAATGCTGGAAAATTCCTTCAAGGGGAATATCCTTTAATGTTGATGGCTCTTCCTGCTGCTGCTTTAGCTATGTATCAAGAAGCTCTTCCTGAAAATAAAAAAATGGTTGGTGGTATTCTTGTTTCTGGAGCTTTTACATGTTTCTTAACTGGAATTACTGAACCTATTGAATTTGCTTTTATCTTTGTTGCTCCTATGTTATATTTATTCAATGCAGTTTTTGCTGGAATCTCATATATGGCTCTATATTTATTAAATGTTCATATAGCTAAATCTTTCTCAGCTGGACTTATTGATTTTGTATCTTTTGGAGTTTTACCATCTTTTTCAGGATATGAAACTAACTATATTATGGTTTTAGTTTTTGGATTTTTTATGGCTTTATGCTACTACTTCGGATTCAGATTTATGATTAGAAAATTTAATTTAAAAACTCCAGGTAGAGATATTGTTGAACAAAAAGAAGATACTGATAAATTATCTCTTCAAGAAGTTTCAGCTCTAGTTATAAATTATTTAGGAGGAAAAGATAATATTGTATCTGTAGATTATTGTATTACCAGATTAAGAGTTGAAGTTAAAGATACTAGTTTAGTTGATGAAAAATCTTTCTCTAGTCTTGGAGCAAGTGGAGTAGTAAAAGTTGGAAAATATGGAATTCAAGTTATTTTTGGAGCAAAAGCTCAATTTATAGCTGGAGATATTAAGAAAATATTGGGTATTTAAGTCTTATGGGTAAATAGGTATTAGAAAAAAAGACTATATTACATTAAAATGTAATATAGTCTTTTTTTATTTATCATAGAAAGTATAAACTTACAGAAAAAACTCTCTCTTTTTATTAGAAAAATCAAATTATAATTTCCTTAGATATAAAAAATTCTTTAGCATATTTTATAAAATCTTTTAAAATTTGAGATATATAAGTATTTTTTTGATAACTAATAGCTATATCCCATTGAGGTTGGTTCTTCAATTTATATATTTTTAATTTTTCTTTATACTTTTCAGCATAATAATATGGAACTATACCACATCCAATTCCTGAAATTACTGCCTTTACCAAACTTTCCATTGATGAAGTTTCAAATATAACTTTAGGTGTAATTTTTTCTAAATTAAATACTTCATTTATAATCTCTCTACTTGTTGATACAGTTGTTGGTAATATAAATTCTTCTTCTTTTAAAGAAGATATATCTACTATTTTATTTTCATCAAAATTTATTACTTTTTTATAATTTTTAGGTAAAATTAGAACTAAATCCTCTCTATATAGAGTGAGGTATTTATCTTTTGTTTGTTGCTTTTTCTCTAAAGAAACTATTCCAATATCTATATCTCCAATTGATATTTTTCTTTGTAACTCTTGTACATTTAATTCAACTGGTTCTATTTGGATTTTAGGATATTTTTCCTTTAAATTTGTATATATATAAATAAATAACTCTATCCAACGACCTTGTGGAATTCCTACTTTTAATTTTCCCTTTTTTTCTCCCAATAAATCTTCTATTTTTCCATAAGTTTCCTTTTTTATTCTTAATATTTTTTCTGCATTTTCTAAATAAACTCTTCCTACATCTGTAAGTTCCCAACTATTTCTATATCTATAAAAAAGTTTTGCTCCTAATTCCTTTTCTAATTTTAATAATTGTTGGTTTAAGGCTGATTGGGAAATAAATATTTTTTCTGCTGCATGTGTTATATTTTTCTCTTTAGCTATTTCTAAGATATATTCTAACTGCTTTAAATCCATATTTTCACCTTTTATATAAAAAAGTAAGCTTTCTAACGAAAACTTACTTTTTATATTAGATTTTACCTAATTTATATTATTTTGTTGAATTTCTTAATTGGTCTTTATATTGAAGATATGTATCTTCTATTTTTTGTAAATACTCTTTTGCTTCTTGTGTATTTAATACTCTTACTTCTTGACTAAATCCATTTTTTAATTTTTCTGCGTATTCTGAATTTTGCCCTATTTTTACAGCGACTTCACTCATTTTTTGAACTATAGCAGGATCTGTTCCTTTAGGAAATGCAATTATATATGGATTATCCATAACCATATCTACACCTTGCTCTTTTGCTGTAGGAACATCTGCTAGATTCTGATTTCTAACTTCATTATATTGTGCTAAAGCAATCATGTCACCATTTTTAACATAATCTTTAACACTTCCATAAGCTATAGAAGCTACATCTATTCTTCCTCCTAATAAATTTGTAACTTTATCAGCTGTAGATCCTATATCAGCTAATTTTAATTCTACTCCTGCTTTATCTTGAAGCATTAATACTTGTAAATGAGAATATCCTCCAAATTCTGTTCCATATATTATACTTTGAGGGGCTGCTTTACTTTTTTCTACTAAATCATTTAGTGATTTAATTCCAGATTGTTTACTTGCTACTAATACTGTTCCACTATCTACAGCTGGAATACATGATACATCAAACTCTTTAAAATCATATTCTGCTACTCCTGAAACGTAGTTTACTACCATTGGTCCTGAGTGAGTAAATAATGCTTTATATCCATCTGGTTTTGTAGCTTTTATATTTTCTGTCGCAGCTAATCCAGAAGCTCCTGGCATATTTGTAACTACAAAAGGTTTCTTAGTTTCTTTTTCAAAAAACTCTCCAAAAGTTCTAGCGTTGAAATCTGTATCCCCTCCTGCTGATGCATGAAGTACAACTTCCATTGGTCTCTTTGGCCAGTTTTCAGCTTCACTTTTAGCTGAACCTCCATCTTTTCCACATGCACTTAATAATCCTATTGTAGCTATTCCTAATAATATTATTTTTGATATTTTCTTATTCATACACTATGCCTCCATTTCTCTTTCTATTGTTGTTTTATTACTTTTTAAATATTTTACAAATAAATATACTAAATATGCAATTGTTGCTATTAAAAATACTGCTGCTATTGGTTTTGTAAAGAAATTTAAAATATTATTATTTGATAAAATTAAACCTCTTCTTAAGTTTTCTTCAGTCATTTTTCCTAAAATAAATCCTATTATAAAAGGTGATTGTGGAACTTTAAATTTTACAAATATATATCCTAAAATTCCAAATACTAATATTGCTACTACGTCAAATGTTCTACTTGCTAAAGCAAACGCTCCAACTGTTGTAAATACAATTACTATTGGTAATAAAACATATTTAGGTACTCTTAAGACTTGAGCAAAAATTCTTAGTCCGAAAAATTCAACTATTAGCATTAAGAAAGCTCCAATAAACATAGCTGCAAATATTGCAAAAACTAGAGAAGCATTATTTTTAAATAGTAATGGTCCAGGTGCAATTCCTTGTACCATAAATGCTCCTAATAATACTGCTGTTGCTCCATCTCCAGGTATTCCTAATGTTAATAGTGGTATCATTGCTCCACCGACTGAAGCATTATTTGAAGTTTCTGAAGCTACTATTCCATCAGGAATTCCTGTTCCAAATTTTTCAGGATATTTAGATCTACTTTTTATTACATTATATGCTATTAAATTTGAAGTAGACCCCCCTATACCTGGTAAAATTCCAATTCCAGTTCCTATTATTGCTGATACAAAAGCATTCCATTTTTGTTCTATAAACTCTTTCCAAGAGAATCCAAATCCTTTTACATTTTTTACATCTACAACAATTTTAGCTTGTTGTTTTGAATATTTTATTCTCTCTGCTGTGATTATGATTTCTGTAATTGCAAATAATCCAATCAATACTGTTAATGTATTAAATCCTCCTACTAACTGTGGATTTCCAAATGTAAATCTCTTAACTGCATCTGTAGGTGATAATCCAACTGTTGCAAAAGCCATTCCCATACAAGTTCCAAAGAATGCTCTTGGTAGTGTACTTCCAGATAAAGAAGTTATCAAGATAATAGCAAATAATGCAATTGCAAAATATTCATGCGGTCCAAATTGTAAAGCAACTTTAGCAAGTAATGGTGAAACAAATACTAAAGCCAAAGTACTAAATACTGTTCCTAGAAAACTAAAAACTACCCCCATTCCTAGTGCTTTCATAGCATGTCCTGAATTTTTCATTGGTAATCCATCAAAACAAGTTGCAATTGAAGAAGGTGTTCCTGGAATTCCTAATAAAATTGCTGAGATTAATCCTCCTGAAGTTCCTCCAATATATAATGACACTAAAAAACAAATTCCAACAGCAGGTTCCATACTATACGTAAATGGAAGTCCTAAAACTAATCCCATTACTGTTGAAAGTCCTGGAACAGCTCCAAAAACTATTCCAACAGCAGTTCCAATAAACATAAGTAATAATGTAAATGGATGCAAGGCTGTTAATAATCCTGATATAAATAACTCTACCATCTTGTCCCCCTTATATTAAAGCATATATAATATTCCACTTGGTAAAAATATTGTAAACCCAAAGTAAAATAAATAATATATACCAAAAGCAAAGAATAATGAAATTAATAAATAAACTAATTGATTTTTTCTTACATATGTAGGTGTTAATACATTCATCTCTAAAAACAGAAATAAAAATGTTGTTATTATGAAACCTAATACTGAATATAATAATATATATAATATTATTAAAACAAAAGTTATAATAACTGTTTTAGTATCAAATTCTTTTTTTTCTTTTTCAGTTGCTATATTTTTTTGTAATCCTCTTCCAATTTCCAATCCACCTAAAATAATCATAAAAACTGTCAAAAGTATTGGAACAAATCTTGAATCAAATAACTGTGACTTTGTTCCTGGAATTTGTAATGTTAACCCTCCATAAACTATTCCGAAAAATAACATTATCATTCCTAAGATAGTATCATTATCTTTCCAATTCAATTTTTTCTCTTTCATTAGAATTTTCTCCTCCTTTTAACCTATCTTACCATACAAGGTTTTTTAGAATCATACTTCCAATCTTTTATTAAATATTGCATTGCTAAAGCATCATTTCTATCTCTATATTCTTTTGGCATTGTTTTATATAATTCATGTGCTTTCATTAATTTTTCCATATCAATTTCTACACCTAATCCTGGTTTATCAGTTATCTCTATAACTCCATTTTTTATAACAGGTGCTTCTTTTGTTAAACCTTGTCCATCTTGCCAAATATAGTGTGTATCTACTGGTGTTATATTTCCTGGAGCTGCAGCTGCTACTTGTGCAAATGTTGCTAAAGTTATATCAAAATGGTTATTTGAATGTGATCCCCAAGTTAATCCCCAATCTTTTAATAAATATGCCATTCTTACACTTCCATTTAATGTCCAAAAATGAGGATCTGCTAAAATTATATCCACTGATCTTTCTGTAGCTGCATGGTAAAATTGTCTCCAGTTTGTAGCTATCATATTTGTTGCTACTTTTAAGTTTGTTGCTGTTTTAAATTCACTCATAATTTCTCTGCTTGAAAATCCAGCTTCTGGTCCACAAGGATCCTCCATATAAGCTACTACTCCTTGTTTATCTTGACATAATCTTATTGCTTCTTCAAGAGTCCAAGCTCCATTTGGATCTATATTAACTCTAGCTTCTGGAAATGCCTCATGTAAAGCTTCTACAGCTTTCATCTCCTCTTCTCCTGTTAAAACTCCACCTTTTAATTTAAAATCTTTAAATCCATATCTTTTATATAAAGCTTTTGCTTGAGCTACTATTCCTTCTGGTGTTAAAGTCTCTTTTCTTCTTATTTTTTCCCATTCATCTTTTGGATTTTCTTCTATTAAATATGGCATATCAATTTTATTAGGATCTGCTATATAAAATAGATATCCTAAAAATGGAACTTCTCTTCTTTGAATTCCTCCATCCCCAAGAAGAGCAGCAATTGGTTTATTTAAAAACTTTCCTAATAAATCTAGCATAGCACATTCTACAGCTGCTTCAGCTTGTACAACAAATTTTAAATTTGCTATATTTAATCCTTGTAGTCCTTCTCCTGTATCACCTTTTACTTTTTGTCCATTATTTCTTATATCAGTAATAACTTTTCTATAATCTGCTATCTCTGCTCCAATAACCAGTGGTTTATAACTTTCTAACATTTCTGTTATAGCTTCTCCACCATGAATTTCTCCTATTCCTTTATTTCCTGTCTCATCTTCTAAAATAACTATATTTCTAGTAAAGTATGGTGCATGACATCCGCTTAATGTAAGTAATGCACTATCATATCCAGCAACTGGATACACATCCATTTTTATAATTTTAGGTGTTCCTTTAATCATTTTTACCTCCTGATTTATTTAATTGTTTTTTAAACATTTAGATTTTTTTTAAAACTATAAGTCCTATTTTATCTAATTATATATCTCTTTTTTTTAAAATGCTATGTTTTATAAACCCAATTTTTATTATACATATTTTCAGTTTTTTAGTCTTCATAACAATTAAAATTGTTATATATATTTTTTAAGAGTAGTCTTAAAAAAAAGAAGTTTACTTAATTGTAATTCATATAATAATATATATATATATTTAAAACAAAAGGAGAAATTAAATTTATGGCATTATACATTAAAATAAAAGAAAATGATAATGTTGCTGTTGCTGTTAAAGACTTAAAGGCTGGAACACAAATTCTAGATGATATAATTATAAATTGTGATATTCCTCAAGCACATAAAATCGCACTATGTAATATAAAAAAAGATGAACCAGTGATTAAATATGGCGTTACTTTAGGTTATGCAATCAACGATATAAAAAAAGGGGATTGGATTAATGAAAAAATGTTAATTTTACCTAAATCTCCTTCTCTTGATAATATGGAATATGGAACAAATATTGTAACTACTTTACCTGAACCTACAACTTTAACATGGAAAGGATATAAAAATCCTAATGGTGGTTTTGGAGGAACAAGAAATATTTTAGGAATAAATACTACAGTACAGTGTGTAACAGGAGTTGTTAATGTTGCTATTGAAAAAATAAAAAAAGAATTATTACCTAAATATCCAAATGTAGATGGAGTAGTTGCTATTAATCATGCTTATGGTTGTGGAGTAGCTATTAATGCTCCAGAAGCAAAAGTTCCTATTAGAATTCTTCGTAATATTTCTAAACATCCTAACTTTGGTGGTCAGATGATGGTAGTTGGTTTAGGATGTGAAAAATTTACTGTGGATATGCTTTGCGATGAAAAAGATATTACACCAGAAAACGTAATAATTCTTCAAAAGAAAAAAGGTTTTGCTGATATGATTGATTCTATTTTAGAAATGGCAGAAAAAAAACTCGCTATTCTAAACAAAAGAAAAAGAGAGACTCTACCACTTTCTGATTTATTAGTAGGTATGCAATGTGGTGGAAGTGATGCCTTTTCTGGAATAACTGCCAATCCTTCAGCTGGTTTTGCAGCAGATATGTTAGTAAAAGGTGGAGCCACAGTAATGTTTTCAGAAGTTACTGAAGTAAGAGATGGAGTTCATCTTATTGGAGAACGTTGTATAAATCAATCTGTTGTAAAAAGATTAACTGATGAAATGAAATGGTATGATAATTATTTAGAGCTTGGTTGCGTAGATAGAAGTGCTAATCCCACTCCTGGTAATAAGAAAGGTGGACTTTCTAACATAGTAGAAAAAGCTATGGGTTCTATTGCAAAATCTGGTACTTCTCCTATTGTTGAAGTATTATCACCTGGAGAAATCCCGACAAAGAAAGGGCTTATTTATGCCGCTACTCCTGCTAGTGATATAGTCTGTGGTCCTTGTCAAGTAGCTTCTGGTATGGGATTACAAGTTTTTATGACTGGACGTGGAACACCTTATAATTTAGCAATATCACCTGTTATAAAAGTTTGTTCTAGAAATGAGATGAAAAATCATTGGAATGACTTAATTGATATAAATGCAGGTCCTATTGCTACTGGTGAGGCAAATATTGAAAAAATAGGTCATATAATTTTTAATGAAATTATTGATGTAGCTAGTGGAAGAAAACAAACTTTAGCAGAGAAATATAAAATCTACAATGATTTTTGTATCTTCAACCCTGCCCCTATAACATAATTTTAAAATTAATATTTAGAGGTTATTTTTAAGGTAACCTCTAAATTTATATATTTTGAAAGGACAAAATTATGACATTAAATTTTATTAATATTTTAAACTTACAACTTACTCTATTTTCCCTTATCTCTATTGGTATTATCTCTAGAAAAAAAGGTATTATTAACTCTGAAGGAAAATTAATACTTACAGATCTTTTAATATATATATTCCTTCCTGCTAATATTATTAGTTCTTTTGATATGAAATATTCTAGTGAAATTTTAATAAAATTTGTTACCATATTTATTTTTGCTTGTCTATCTCAGGTTGTTACTTATATTTTTAGTAAAATTCTTTACAAACAGGAAGAAGAAAGAAAAAGAAAGATTCTTAGATATGCTACTATAACTTCTAATTCAGGCTTTATCGG encodes the following:
- a CDS encoding PTS transporter subunit EIIC: METNQALSTFIFGFTERALTPTGLHHIFYSPYWFNFGDYITETGNIIHGDQAIWFKMFEEGVKSFSSETYQNAGKFLQGEYPLMLMALPAAALAMYQEALPENKKMVGGILVSGAFTCFLTGITEPIEFAFIFVAPMLYLFNAVFAGISYMALYLLNVHIAKSFSAGLIDFVSFGVLPSFSGYETNYIMVLVFGFFMALCYYFGFRFMIRKFNLKTPGRDIVEQKEDTDKLSLQEVSALVINYLGGKDNIVSVDYCITRLRVEVKDTSLVDEKSFSSLGASGVVKVGKYGIQVIFGAKAQFIAGDIKKILGI
- a CDS encoding LysR family transcriptional regulator; the encoded protein is MDLKQLEYILEIAKEKNITHAAEKIFISQSALNQQLLKLEKELGAKLFYRYRNSWELTDVGRVYLENAEKILRIKKETYGKIEDLLGEKKGKLKVGIPQGRWIELFIYIYTNLKEKYPKIQIEPVELNVQELQRKISIGDIDIGIVSLEKKQQTKDKYLTLYREDLVLILPKNYKKVINFDENKIVDISSLKEEEFILPTTVSTSREIINEVFNLEKITPKVIFETSSMESLVKAVISGIGCGIVPYYYAEKYKEKLKIYKLKNQPQWDIAISYQKNTYISQILKDFIKYAKEFFISKEIII
- a CDS encoding tripartite tricarboxylate transporter substrate binding protein, giving the protein MNKKISKIILLGIATIGLLSACGKDGGSAKSEAENWPKRPMEVVLHASAGGDTDFNARTFGEFFEKETKKPFVVTNMPGASGLAATENIKATKPDGYKALFTHSGPMVVNYVSGVAEYDFKEFDVSCIPAVDSGTVLVASKQSGIKSLNDLVEKSKAAPQSIIYGTEFGGYSHLQVLMLQDKAGVELKLADIGSTADKVTNLLGGRIDVASIAYGSVKDYVKNGDMIALAQYNEVRNQNLADVPTAKEQGVDMVMDNPYIIAFPKGTDPAIVQKMSEVAVKIGQNSEYAEKLKNGFSQEVRVLNTQEAKEYLQKIEDTYLQYKDQLRNSTK
- a CDS encoding tripartite tricarboxylate transporter permease, whose amino-acid sequence is MVELFISGLLTALHPFTLLLMFIGTAVGIVFGAVPGLSTVMGLVLGLPFTYSMEPAVGICFLVSLYIGGTSGGLISAILLGIPGTPSSIATCFDGLPMKNSGHAMKALGMGVVFSFLGTVFSTLALVFVSPLLAKVALQFGPHEYFAIALFAIILITSLSGSTLPRAFFGTCMGMAFATVGLSPTDAVKRFTFGNPQLVGGFNTLTVLIGLFAITEIIITAERIKYSKQQAKIVVDVKNVKGFGFSWKEFIEQKWNAFVSAIIGTGIGILPGIGGSTSNLIAYNVIKSRSKYPEKFGTGIPDGIVASETSNNASVGGAMIPLLTLGIPGDGATAVLLGAFMVQGIAPGPLLFKNNASLVFAIFAAMFIGAFLMLIVEFFGLRIFAQVLRVPKYVLLPIVIVFTTVGAFALASRTFDVVAILVFGILGYIFVKFKVPQSPFIIGFILGKMTEENLRRGLILSNNNILNFFTKPIAAVFLIATIAYLVYLFVKYLKSNKTTIEREMEA
- a CDS encoding tripartite tricarboxylate transporter TctB family protein — protein: MKEKKLNWKDNDTILGMIMLFFGIVYGGLTLQIPGTKSQLFDSRFVPILLTVFMIILGGLEIGRGLQKNIATEKEKKEFDTKTVIITFVLIILYILLYSVLGFIITTFLFLFLEMNVLTPTYVRKNQLVYLLISLFFAFGIYYLFYFGFTIFLPSGILYML
- a CDS encoding glucarate dehydratase family protein, yielding MIKGTPKIIKMDVYPVAGYDSALLTLSGCHAPYFTRNIVILEDETGNKGIGEIHGGEAITEMLESYKPLVIGAEIADYRKVITDIRNNGQKVKGDTGEGLQGLNIANLKFVVQAEAAVECAMLDLLGKFLNKPIAALLGDGGIQRREVPFLGYLFYIADPNKIDMPYLIEENPKDEWEKIRRKETLTPEGIVAQAKALYKRYGFKDFKLKGGVLTGEEEMKAVEALHEAFPEARVNIDPNGAWTLEEAIRLCQDKQGVVAYMEDPCGPEAGFSSREIMSEFKTATNLKVATNMIATNWRQFYHAATERSVDIILADPHFWTLNGSVRMAYLLKDWGLTWGSHSNNHFDITLATFAQVAAAAPGNITPVDTHYIWQDGQGLTKEAPVIKNGVIEITDKPGLGVEIDMEKLMKAHELYKTMPKEYRDRNDALAMQYLIKDWKYDSKKPCMVR
- the garD gene encoding galactarate dehydratase; amino-acid sequence: MALYIKIKENDNVAVAVKDLKAGTQILDDIIINCDIPQAHKIALCNIKKDEPVIKYGVTLGYAINDIKKGDWINEKMLILPKSPSLDNMEYGTNIVTTLPEPTTLTWKGYKNPNGGFGGTRNILGINTTVQCVTGVVNVAIEKIKKELLPKYPNVDGVVAINHAYGCGVAINAPEAKVPIRILRNISKHPNFGGQMMVVGLGCEKFTVDMLCDEKDITPENVIILQKKKGFADMIDSILEMAEKKLAILNKRKRETLPLSDLLVGMQCGGSDAFSGITANPSAGFAADMLVKGGATVMFSEVTEVRDGVHLIGERCINQSVVKRLTDEMKWYDNYLELGCVDRSANPTPGNKKGGLSNIVEKAMGSIAKSGTSPIVEVLSPGEIPTKKGLIYAATPASDIVCGPCQVASGMGLQVFMTGRGTPYNLAISPVIKVCSRNEMKNHWNDLIDINAGPIATGEANIEKIGHIIFNEIIDVASGRKQTLAEKYKIYNDFCIFNPAPIT